The Molothrus aeneus isolate 106 chromosome 10, BPBGC_Maene_1.0, whole genome shotgun sequence genomic interval ttctatttttaattagaGAAGACTGCTACACAATTACGAAATACCATTTTTGCAATAAAAAGTTACATAACTGATCTGCTCAGGGACAAGAGCTCCTGCTGTTCAGGACTCACTTACAACCCTCAGCACTAAGTGGTGTTAgttctgggcagctgctgcagcagagggaacaTATCTGAAGAACAGGCAAGTTGTTGCACAGGAGAACCAGTTCAGGAGAACCAGTTTGTACCTGGTTACTTGATTGTGATAAACCTCTCTAGTTTCCATTACCCCAAATGTACTCTTGGCTTTTAAAGAGGTGAAAGAATAGAGCAGGCTTTCAAATTGGCTTCAAAGATCATGATCAGTCTCTCATATTCCAAGATACTTACAGCTCCAAGGGATGGTTCAAACCTTCCCGTGGCCATTTTAGCGACGTAACTGACAAAAGTGGAGATAACccctgaaaaagagaaattactaCTGGAAATCACGGCAGTAAGGCAGACCAGCATCAGAAAGTACAAATTAACTGTCATCTCTTGTCACAAAAATTCCAAGAGACTGTATTAACAGCTGTTTTATTTAGGTAGTAAAGCAGGAATTAAAACCAGATACAGTTTTATATTTCAAAGCCCAGTATCTTAAACCCACCAAAAATCTGTATGACAGCAAAGTAGTACTGCCTTTAGTATAAAGCAATGTGTGGGACTGAACAATGGCCATCTGTCATCATATATCTATTAACCAAGCACACATTTTACTTGTATgaacacatatttatattttttaagtgttgtaaatatatatatttaacattACCAGCAGAAAGATACACTGCAATGAACTGCTCACATCCCAGAAGAGAGAcaatgctgctggaaaagctccATAGAACATACATATTTGCTGCCatgtggaagagagagaagtgACTAAACGTAGAGAGCAGCATGGGAGAACACAGGGCTcctgcaaaagagaaaagcaatgcACATGAAGTCATTTAATTTGCTTCAACTTACACATCATGTAGACTAGAAATCTATCAAGAGACACTATAGGATAATTATGCCTAGAATCTCAAATATAGGAAGTAAACCCAGCAATGGAACAAATTTCAAATTCCAAGCAATGCCTTTTGCAAAGGAAGAACATATACCCCAAAGATCTGCAAGTTGTAATAATAATCTTAGTTACCTATTGGGGATTGTTTCATAGAAAACATTGTGACCTATGTCCTatgctttgaaaaagaaaaaaggtatttcatttatttatttatacggtgaaaaaaggtatttcatttatttatatatacatgAGCAGCCATATGAAATGAATTTGCAACAAAGATGAACTCAGAGACAAAAcagttttcctctttgaaaaTGCTACCAGCTCTCCTCACTGAAACAGCAGCCTTGAAAATGCAAACAAGCCAATTAGCAGGTTTGAAGGTCAACATTATTTAAAACAGGAGAGTTTGGGGTGACATGCTCAGATCTGGGTAGCAGATATCTTTAGCTTTGGAGTGTGTGGGGGAACTGGCTGAGTTTCCactttttcagcagaaattaaGATGTAGCAGGAAGTACCTTCCAAACATGTTTGTCTCCTTgtccttttaattcttttctctaCTGTAGAAATGAAACTCCATTTTTCTGCcattaaaaattactattttttttttcctaggttAATATCTTCAGCACATTTCACACACAGTGAAAGCCAAGTTGGtgcttgggtttgtttgggttttcctaATGTGACTGAAAGCACAGCTTTGAAGCAAGGACTCTGTACACAACCTACAGACTAATCCTTGTCTACTGATGAAAGCATGCATGCACATGACTGATGACGGCTCTGTCTGCATCCCACAGAACATTACAGGGGGGAAATAATCACATTTGAGTCTAGTTTATGAATGGCATTATGTAGTACAGCTTATTTTCCTCCTTCACTGAGTGGCTTGATTTGCACTCTGTCCAAGAAAGCAGTTTGGCTGATGTCACTGGGAGAAGCACCTCTCACCTTTAttcaggcaggagctgcatccCACTGCATGCAGGAAAAGGCCAGAGAGCAAGCAACAGTTCTGATGTTACAATATTTAGAAAAGCACCagttgtgtttgttttaaaaaatcagatccATTACTCATAACATTGTTCCCCTCAAACCATTTCCTGCCTAGATGGAATAATGTGTTTGAGCAGGACTGAGATTGCTTGTGGGTGATGGAGCTCTCAGTAAGCCACGTGCCACCTGAGCCTTCTGCAGTATCATCAGAGGTTCTGTTACATCTCTGTGTAGGAAAGGCACCCAAATTATTGTTCACTTACTGGAGGATGGATTGGAGGTGAAATATGTAAACATAAACCGTCGCATGCCAGGCAGTCTCCACAAACAGAACACAAAGACATTTGCAGCTATGATACCTAtcaagaggggaaaagaaagtaTAAAAGCAAATTACCAATGTAATACACCATAATGCTTACTGAAAGCAAGTATTTAAAAAGACAGCTTGTAGAATTGTACTTTTTCTTCACAATTCCATTAAAAGCAATATCCACTTCTTACTTTGTACACAGTTtagaaaaagcagtgaaaaacatTGAAAGCTACATTTATATAGTGGAAGTCTTTCAGAAATATGACATTTAATTGCAACTGTTCTAACACACAGTGTAATGAATCCAACAGTCCCCAAAGATCTGTGCTGGGAAGGTTCAAGCTATGGTTTCAAACTGCTATATTCTATTGCAGAATCAATGAAAAAGGAGCCAGCTAAGAGGTCCCATTTCCTGCCCCTCTTGCTATTTATTTCCAAATGCCACTGATCTACTGCACAGTTGCATTTAACTGCACAAGAGGAGAACACTGGGGGAACCATACAAATACACAGTACATATCCTGTCCATTTCTGGAGGGGGCTTGGCTTTAAGAAAACTGCAAAGTTGAATTGGCTTTGTGACCTTTGGGAGACAGCAAACACACAGCTTTTTACTTCACAGATGTTATTGCTATCTTACTTTACTTTGAATAGGAGTGTAAATTATTGGAAACATAATGAAAATGTATTATTTCTTGTTTAAAGTGCCTTCTCTATTTCTGTCCAAACATTTaggtatttaaaatgttttataataCCTGGAAACAACTTAAATGGCATTTAAGTAACCTTACACTAACAACCTGCTAATACAGATTCAGTATTAGCAGGTTAATGTAGAATATATAGCAGGAGATAGGGCTCAGCGATTGGATTTGAATCAAGCTCTCATCAATTCTGTTTCACACATTACATTTATCTCAGGAATTTGGCATTAGGCTAACCAATCAAAACTACATTATAACCAAAGGAAAGCTCAAAGGTTAATTTTTTGCTACTTTTCATGTCATACTGCAAATATGTAACTATTAGGGAACTTTTAATTCCCACATTTCAGGTGGGAAATTCCACCATATAGGTGGAATATATCCACCTATTTCTTCTAAAAGCATTTGCTGTTTTTCATAACTCGTGAGCAAAATATTGCTGGGGGAGGATTCTACTTAATCCTCCACACTCTCTCACACAGGGACTTTTTTAAGGCATACAAAAAATAGTTTGTGAGAAGGAGTGGTAGCAGAAATAGTGTATGTGCAGGTGTAAATTTCCACATGCTTTGTGCCCAACAACCTAAACACGGTATGAAAGCCATCTGTTTTAATATACTGTACCTGTTTGCCATATTTCTCTTCCTGTGAATGTCTAATACTTGTAAGCTAACACAAACCTGTCACAGTCCGCTGACCCTCAGTCAGGTTATTCCACCAGCTGTTAACCTGGAACAGAATTGTGGTCCATCAATGCCACCATGAAGCACTTGCAATTTCAAAAACAGCCAGGTAAAGCTTATACATTTTTAAGAATGGAAAGCATTTGTTTGAAATCTGTGAATCTGtggtttcaatttttttttacttctgattGCTTTAGCTTTTCAAGTTGACATTTCCTTACTGAAGAACAGCTATCTACCCTCCTTTTCATGAAATACCCCAATATGGATGAAGAGGTCCTCCAAAAAGAATGGGGTTATATCCTTTTGCACAACTCCAGTGGGTTTACCCTGCTTGCATTAAACAAAGATCTAGCCCATAATGCTGACTTTAGCAGATTAGCCAAAGTTAGCATAAATCCTGCCTCGACTAAGCCTCACCCTAATGCTGTCTAACATCACACCACCCACCTTTGAGTGATTCCACTTTTGTGCCAGGATCACTTTTGCAGAGGTGGCTCACAAGATGTGgaatccattcccccttgcGTCCAGTTCACCCAGCCCTCCTCCAAGTTTAAAACCCCTGAAAAAGTTTATTTTGAGTGCAGTCAGCCCACAGACAAATTGCacccccctttcccttcctcagctTTTGTAATCATTTTGGACATATATTTTGTTGCTACCTCAATAACCTTCCAACCATATTGATGGGGACAATGTCATAAAAATTATCTGCAGGTTGGAGGCAGGGGATGTAATGATGTACAAAAGAAAGTATTCACTGTTTGATATCAAAGTAACAACTTCATTGCATTCTTTGTTTAATTATCTGGCAGAGGATAGTCTCCAGTATAAGAACACAGAACAGATAtgatttttctaaaatacaagGATTATATGCCCTCAGAAACAACGGGGGAATCCTGAACTCTTAGAAATAGAACTTACCCGTTGAAGATGGGGATTGGGAGTTTAAGCCTATTAACAACAGTGcagtttagttttcttttttggatAGCTAATCACCAGATCTTCCCCTTCAgattttgaaggaaaacaaaagtgtAAAgacataattattttaaaatattaagtgCTGATCATAATCTCCCCTGCAGTTCATATACACCAAGCTTGAAAGTCTGCTGGGATAaaggtaattttctttctagCAGCTTATACATGGCtctgtggtttggatttttgaCCAAGACAGTACTGGGAACACACTAATGTTCTACATTCTGGTGAATGTAGAACATCATCAGCACAACATTTGCATAACATCAAGATCTTCTGCATTTCtcactctgcagctgcaggttgCAACAAGTTGGAAGGGGACACAACCAAGCAGGTGATCTGAACTAACCAGAGATATTCCCACCAAATAATGGCATCCCCCCCAAAAGAGGGGACTTCAGGAGCTTTAACATATTTTTCTCATGAACTGGTTGGGCACTGGTCTTTCCACAGGAGATTGTGAGTGACTACCTATGCATcacttgttttcttctctcttctcatACTTACTGAACAATTTTTTGGTGATTGTTTTATCTTTACCCCCAaaagttttcttgcttttcttcttctcccagCCCACTGGGGGTTTGTGGGGGCCATGAGCAAGGAGCCCCAtggagctctgctgcccacCAGGGTTATCCCACATGCCCAtttccacagcagtgctggtgtgcaCCATGCACATCAGAAAAtcagctcctgtgtgtcccAGGACCCCGAGCCTCTCCAGCTCCATGCTCAGCCCTACTTCCCTTAGACCAGGAGACCTGAACGAGTACCAAGCCTGGCCTATCACAAGCCATAGTAACCTTGAAACAAATGCAAACATACATGAATGTTTAGGTTAGGTTAAAGTATACTTAATTAAAAACTAAATGACTGATATTTTTGGGATGCCAACTAAATTTATGACAAATCTTGCAGCAGTTATTTTGTTCTTGCTGCCCAAACTTAAAAGTACTTGTGTGGAAATGTCAGCTCTTAAAGTAAAAAAGCCCTCTAAAACCTTGTATTTTTAAGGGTTTAGAGGCTGAAAATATGCATTTCAGAAGGCAGAGAACTGAAAAGCCTTAAGCATAAGACTGAGAATTTAATCTAGTTCTGTCCTCTGAGAATTCATGTTCACTTTTGAGAGCACTTAAGATGAAGCAAGAACATTTGTTGGGGGGTTTTTTATGGTGGAAAAGCAAACGGTACCTAGTTTAGATGAACAAATTCCTACTACTGACCTCTCCTTCCTGCAGTTCTGGGTGAAGATggtatttttctccatttttccacTATAACCTTCACAGTGATATTGAGTTACAGTTTTCTAGAACTAATTCTATCAGTTTTCCTTGCACGTCAACTTATCCACTGTAATTTTTTGAGAAGCCAATATTTCTGCAAGTTCCAAATCAGAAAAGCCAGGACAAGTACGTGTTGTACAGACGATGCTCACACCGGAGGAGAGCTGAAGCTGTGCCTTGCAGGGCTCCACCCCTGCACGAGCATCCCGGCTCTGCGTACCTGCTTTCTGAAGTCGCCTCTCTTCTGCGGCCGCATTTTATCCATCCAGTCTGCTCGAGCCTCCTCAAAGTAGGTCTGGACGCGCGACTTGAGCGACTCATACTGCCAGATGGCGGCGGAGCCGAAGGCCGAGCCTGTGAACTGGGGATACCGGACAAGGCTCAGTGCCTGCCCCAGGCCCGGCCGGGGCACCCCGGGCAATGCCGCACCCCCAGCACGGCAATGGGACCTGCGGCACCACGGGACTCACAGCACGGCACAGCCcttaaggctggaaaacaccttGAAGAGCATGAGTCCAAATGTCAGCACCACCACTGAGTTCACCATGTCCTCGAGTACATCCACgtgttttttaaacactttcagggatggggactccaccactgctctCGGCAGCCTGTTTCAAAGCTTTGCAACCCCttctgtttgggtttgtttttttttttccccttaacatctaatctaaatccTTGTGCATCTTCAGGCCATTTCCTCAGGTTTACTGGATGTTCAGTGTCATGAGATGATGCTTTATCAAAAACGCTCACAAACAAAACTGGTCAGTGAAATTACTAAGTTCACCGAAATGGAATGAAACTGGGATACCTTTACGGTATTTCCATTGATTTAGCTGAAGTTACTTTGTATTAGCTCATTATAACGCTACAGTATTTGGCCAAGAATCTTGCGTTAACTTTGAGGGACTGAGAAGCCAAGCCCAGGGGGGAAGCATTCCCCTGAGACAGATGGAATATGCTCATTACCGACCCGCTCTCCGCAGCCGTGCACAGCACCCGGCCCAGGAGCCACTTACCCCTACGGCGAACAGGAGCGGCTTCACCAGGCGGCGCGGCGAGGggcggccggcggcggcggtgggTGACGGCGGGCAGAGGCTgcgccggggcagcggcgggccgggccgcgcctCGGCGGCGGCTGCCGGGGGCTCCTCGGGCCGCGGCCGCGCCCGGCGGAAACCCCGCCgcggctgcagcagcagcagcgccagcCTGCGGGGGAAACATGGGAACCGTCAGCACCGCCCGCCCCAGCCGCCTGTGCCCTCCCTGACCCTCCCTGTCCCTTGCCGTGCCGGCGGTACCTGTGCGGGCACGGACCCCCGGCGCGGGCCCAGCACCGCCACGCCATGTTGGCGCCTGCCCGAGCGCTTCCGGGGCAACCGGGCGACATCTTCCCGCCGATGGCGGGCGAGCCGCTCGGTCACCGCATGGCAAAGGGCGGGCGCGCCTCCCCGCGGCTCCTGGGCCGCTCCGCACGGCAGGTGGATGGGTGCCCGTACAGCTCACGGTGCCGCCGCCGGGGCTCggcgggcagcgccgccgggTCGGAGCCTCTTCGGGGCCGCCATGCCGGGTGGGTGGTGCCTGCTCCGCCGCCATGATGAGCGTGGCAGCGCCTTCACCGCCGCGGCCCCCTTGGTGGGCAGGGCTAGCCCGTGAGGCCGGGGGGTGCCGAGGTTTCACAGAATCAAATATTCTGTGTTGGacgggacccacaaggatcatcgagtccagctgCTGGCTCCGCACAGGACCATCCCTAAGAATCCCACCGTGTACCCCTGaatgttgtccaaatgctccttgaactctgtcaggcgtGGTTATGTGGCTACTTCCTCGGGGAGCCtattccagtgcccagccaccctctgaaTGAAGAACCTTTCTCTCTAATAgccaacctaaacctgccctgacacaatttcaggccattccctcgggTCCTGTCACCGGTCACCACTCAGTGCCTGCCCGTCCTCTTCCCCTCACGAGAAAGTTGCCATGaggtctcctccaggctgaacagaccaagtgtcCTCAGCCTCTTCTCATATGGCTTCTCAAGGCTCTTCTCCATCCTTGTGGCCCTCCTGTGGACACTCTGGAGTAgcttaatataattttaatattgtggtgcccaaaacccctcaggacTCGAGGTGAGGCCatctctgagcagagcagaccAGAACAATCCACACCAATGGCGATGCTCTGCCTGCTGACCCCCAGGACACAGTTGGCCCACcgtggctgccagggcactgctgattcATATTCAACTTGCCACTGACCATgagccccaggtccctttctgtgACACTGCTTTCCAGGGTCTTGTTCCCCAGTTTGTAGGTACAAATATATACATTGGGGttgtcccatcccaggtgcagaatccagcactttccCATTTTAAGCCTCACACAGCTGGTGATTGCCCAGCCCTCTGATTTATCAGgggctctctgcagggctgattTATTGAACTGCCCTCTAGAAGCCTTATGGAATAGGCAGAGCTTGTTTCTTCCtagcctgcagcagcccaggaggtGAGGTGGagactggagctgctgcctcagcattGCCTTGCTCCATGTGTGGGTCCACATCACCTTGCCACACCTCAGCACCTTCCCTCCCCAggctcctctgccctgccccacctcacttcaccccaccccaccccaccttaccttaccttacctCGCCTCACCTCACcactgggctgctccagcaaaGGGCTGCTGGGTGACCAGATTCCCACCCCACCAGCTCCTTCAGGTCTCTTCCCTGTATCTGTATCAAGAATAGTTtagccagcaggaccagggcagtgatcatCTCCTGTACTCGGCATGGGTGAAGCCACACCCCGAgttctgtgtgcagttttgggccccttactttaaaaaggacattgaggtgctggagcatgtccagagaagggcaccAAGGTTTAGAGAGGTTTAGAACACTTGTGtgatgaggagtggctgagggagccgGGGCTGTTCAGtctccaggagctcagcagggacCTCCTTGCTCTGTACAactccctggcaggaggctgtAGTGAGATGGGGCCAGCCTCCTCTGCCATGTCTGCAGTGAGAGGACCAGAGGAAATGGTTTTAAGCTGAGGCAGGAGAATCagattaaatattaaaacatgtttttctctgttcagGGGGTTAGGCATCAAAACAGGTtgccagggaggtgatggagtcccCATCCTGGAGGTGCTCAACAGATATCTGGACCTGGTGCTGGGTGATGTGGTTTAGTGGCTTAGGGGtacaggagcagtgctgggtggacagttggactggatgatctgaaaagtctcttccaacctcagtgattctatgattctgtagtTACCCACACATGCCTGAGCAGGTGCTACAGTTGCCCCTGTGGTGCCCTTGCTGCCAGCCAGGGTGCCTGCTctctggtgctgtgctgctcttcccagcaccatctccatgccagcaaagctctgcagggctggagagctgTGTTAGCAGAGAACAGTCCACTGTACACACCACCAGCCTCCTGAAActaaatgggaaaagaaaagaggtgTCTGCTTTGAAAGTAGCTTGTGAGTCTGAAGATATTGTGTGCCCCTTCCTGGTTGCCTGTTTTGCCTGTGGACATACTCATGGGACAGCAAAGCCACCTACACGATGCCAAACACACCTGGGCCACCAGGCTGAGTGCAGAGCTGCCAAAATCCAGCTGCAGAAAAACCAGAGGTTTATCTCGAGGGCACACGTGGAGGACAAGAGGCAGCAGTCACATATTGCAGCAGGAAAAGTTCTGCACGGGTGAGAGGAACACGCTCCACAGGAGGGTGTTgtgcaaattccagctctggaGACTCCTCTGTTGTGACTGGATAAGGCTTGGGTGACCTGACCCAGCACTGAAACTCTGCTTTAGTGGGAGCTTGGCATCCGTGTGCCCCAAGTTATTTTGTAGTTCATTATGTGAAGGCAAAGTTAATAGCAAGATGAGAGTGATCTGCATATTATAATTGCAAGTAGTTATAAGACTGATCAGTTTATTAAGATGTTGTGACAACTTCAGGAGCAAAGTTACAAAGTCATATTCTTTGGAAGTGGTAGGAAATGAATTAACAttgttcctctttttttttctttttttatttcccctaaCTAGTAGTGAAAAGGTTTTGCCTTCTCACCCCAAGGTCAGACTGACGAGAAAAAACCTCTGTGAGCTGTGGTAGGAAACTGCTCTAAATGGTTTAGTACCAtatttaaatttgcattttatctCTTTCTGATTGTGCTGGTGGCCATGGGTCAGCCTCAGAATTTGCATGAACTAAGAAGTGATTAGTAGGTTCAAAGATGTATATTGCTGATGTTagaaatgtatatatataaatgaaaGCCAGTGCTGTAATCAATGCtcattctttgtttttctatgtaacaaaaaagaagtaaaagagGTTTTTAACTTTCCATTTTAGACACTTTTACCACTCATTTTTGCTTCCAAAGACCTTATCAGGagtaatttgtttatttaagtgacttcaatatttttctttgctaacccttcctgtgctgtgttCAAACCTCATACATTTTGGCTGTGCTGTTTTTAATGTTGTTACAGTGATCCTTTTTGCACccctggggtttgtttttatcACATTACAGCTCTTACTTGCATATAGCCTATATGTGTACTTTGTGAGGGAAGATGATCTGGACTTTGTGTGTTTATTCCTTTTTGGTTTATTGTCATTCTCCTTTGGACAGTTGCAGTGCATATTTGCTATCAGCTGTGCCATCGCCTCAAACTTACAAACATGGCACTGTGTGACAGCTGGTACAATCAGGTCCTGTGGGGTAGGGTGTCCATGGGATGGGCTGAAAGGGGATGGATGTGCTGTTGGAATAAGGTATGATCTGGACAGTCCTATGGGGTTTGTGTGGTAGAACCAGGGTCAGGATGGGAGATGAGGGAGGAGGGCAAAGAGAGGAGGAAGTGCAGCAGTaaatggctgcagagctggcccAGGCTGCCAGTCTCCTTCAGCCATGAGCCCGGGAGCTCTGTCCTGCCTTGGGCCATGGCTGCAGTCACAAACACTTTGGGTTGTTGATGTCATCCACTGCACAGGGGTCCAGCTGCATATTTCATCTTTAGGATGCATCCTAAaacaaatgcattaaaaatttcAGGTAAACCAGAAGTGGAAGTTGTAGCAAtgtttctgcagtgctttgcaCTCTGATGGTGCTTGGGCAGCTCAGTGGCCCTGACAAAGCAAATTATATGCCAGGTTAAACTGAGTATATTTGGTACTAATTAACATTATTTCCTGGTAATTTTCCCTTTCGACATGCCAGATCTTTGTATAACAGTTGGACAGAGTTTTGGCCGTGGGTCCTTGATTTTTAGAATGGGACAAAGGTCCTGAAGAGTACAAAACTTTTGTTTGACTGATCAAACAGGTCCTCACAAAGTACTGACACGACTATCTtgcaggaaggtcgagaaaacGGATTAGAAACATACCATAAACGTGAGTATCACAATTTATCTTGCTTTAAATTTGTATTGGTAGATATTGTAATTGGGAGATGAACAATTTACTAAAGCATTtgatagttttcatttttaaatgcattttgaatTAGCAAACAAGTAACAAATGGATGAAACATTGTAAATTAAATTTGGAGAATTCTTTGCTTGTCTCCTGTGGTTTTGCTCTGTTTGCATTATTTTGTGGTAAATGTGAACAATAATAAAAgttttcctaaggaaaaaaaaggtatagAATATTCAATTATTCCAGTTACTTGATGGGATTTAGATTCCATCTCTACAGTTCCCTTGTGTGATACATTATGTTGTAGGTAGGCATGTTTTTGCAAAGGTCAGGCTTATGTAAACGTAATGCCATACACTGTGTGTGTATGAACTCTTTCAACAGGTTTCTAATACCAGAAATTGTGGGGAACATCTTTGAAGAAAACTTCTGTCACAATGGCATCATCGTGTCTACAGATCTGTGCATTGCTGCTAGCTTTAGCAGGATTCACTGCATCACTTGTTACTACCATGTCCAGCAGTTGGAAAGTTTTGGACTCCACAACAGAGCTGGTTACTGCAGACTGGGTTTCTGAAGGTCTTTGGATGGACTGTGCAGCAACTGCTGTTGGATCCGTTCAGTGCAAGAGGTTTCTCTACATGCTGAGTACAGACCGTAAGTGAACTCAGTGGTCTTGGCATTTGTTCATCAAATCCAAGCATGGGGTTTTGTTCCTTCTTTCTGGACAGGGTGTTAGCAGGCTGGGGGGCACAGAGTGCAGTTGTCCCAGAGGGCACTGCAGTTCTCTGTGCTTTATagttttctgtgctttatttcCATTTGCCTTTTCTCCATCAGTGTCTCTCACTGAATTAAAAAACTTCCAGCTTTCAATTTTGTTTCTCAGTGTGGTGTGCTTGCCCTGTGTATACCAAGAGAATGAGAAGGGTTAGGACAAGA includes:
- the PARL gene encoding presenilin-associated rhomboid-like protein, mitochondrial isoform X1 → MDKMRPQKRGDFRKQVNSWWNNLTEGQRTVTGIIAANVFVFCLWRLPGMRRFMFTYFTSNPSSRALCSPMLLSTFSHFSLFHMAANMYVLWSFSSSIVSLLGCEQFIAVYLSAGVISTFVSYVAKMATGRFEPSLGASGAIMTVLAAVCTKMPEAKLAIILLPMFTFTAGSALKAIIAFDTAGLVLGWRLFDHAAHLGGALFGMWYVTYGHELIWKNREPLVKAWHEMRTKNTGKGGGGRS